One window of the Syntrophorhabdaceae bacterium genome contains the following:
- a CDS encoding FAD-dependent oxidoreductase, translating to GIDFRLLTNPIRVIGDENGWVKGMECMQMELGEPDASGRRRPVEIKGSNFVLDVDVVIVAIGQGPNPILTQSTPELKLRRSGNIEADSETGKTSMEGVFAGGDIVTGAATVILAMGAGKAAAKAIDEYLQTKQK from the coding sequence AAGGTATCGATTTCAGGCTTCTTACGAACCCCATAAGGGTCATCGGTGACGAGAACGGCTGGGTGAAAGGCATGGAGTGTATGCAGATGGAACTCGGGGAACCCGATGCGTCAGGCAGGAGAAGACCCGTTGAAATAAAAGGATCGAACTTTGTCTTAGACGTGGATGTTGTCATCGTCGCGATCGGCCAGGGCCCGAACCCGATCCTCACGCAGAGCACCCCGGAGCTGAAGCTCAGAAGATCAGGAAATATCGAGGCTGATTCCGAAACAGGCAAGACGAGCATGGAAGGCGTCTTTGCGGGCGGCGATATCGTTACCGGCGCCGCTACCGTCATCCTCGCCATGGGCGCTGGAAAGGCAGCAGCAAAGGCGATCGACGAGTACCTGCAGACAAAACAGAAATAA
- the gpmA gene encoding 2,3-diphosphoglycerate-dependent phosphoglycerate mutase — protein sequence MKKIVLLRHGESTWNKENLFTGWTDVDLSEKGIEEAKEAGRVLKEQGYMFDLAFTSVLKRAIRTLWIALDGMDLMWIPVYNDWRLNERHYGALQGLNKAQTAEKYGEAQVKIWRRSYDIRPPALDEKDPRYTGSDPRYHDLRKEQHPLAECLKDTVERFLPCWHERIVPVIKSGQRVLIAAHGNSLRALVKYLDNIPDDVIPGVNIPTGMPLVYELDDDLKPIQNYYLGDPEKVKEAMEAVANQAKAKKT from the coding sequence ATGAAAAAGATCGTTTTGCTTCGCCACGGAGAAAGCACCTGGAACAAGGAAAACCTTTTTACGGGCTGGACGGATGTTGACCTGTCGGAAAAGGGTATCGAGGAGGCAAAAGAAGCAGGCCGCGTGCTGAAAGAGCAAGGTTATATGTTTGATCTGGCCTTTACGTCTGTGCTGAAGAGGGCTATCCGCACACTCTGGATCGCCCTTGACGGGATGGACCTCATGTGGATTCCCGTCTACAATGACTGGCGGTTGAACGAACGCCACTACGGAGCGCTGCAAGGCCTCAACAAAGCACAAACGGCTGAGAAATATGGTGAGGCGCAGGTAAAGATCTGGAGGAGAAGCTATGATATCCGCCCCCCGGCGCTCGACGAGAAGGACCCTCGCTATACCGGTTCCGACCCGCGCTACCACGATCTTAGAAAAGAGCAGCACCCCCTCGCGGAATGCCTGAAGGATACCGTCGAGCGTTTCCTTCCCTGCTGGCACGAACGCATTGTACCGGTAATCAAATCCGGTCAGCGCGTCCTTATCGCTGCCCACGGGAACAGCCTGCGCGCACTTGTTAAATATCTCGATAACATCCCCGACGATGTCATCCCGGGAGTAAACATCCCCACCGGCATGCCGCTTGTCTATGAGCTGGATGATGATCTGAAACCGATACAGAATTACTATCTCGGTGATCCGGAAAAGGTTAAGGAAGCCATGGAAGCCGTTGCGAACCAGGCAAAGGCGAAAAAGACGTAA
- a CDS encoding alanine--glyoxylate aminotransferase family protein has protein sequence MKNLLEGIEDILLMGPGPSCVPPAVYSALSRTTLGHLDPYFLNIAEELKEMLRRIMNTRNNLTIPISGTGSAGMEAAFVNLVEQGDRVLILLNGVFGMRMQDVATRLGGSVDALEFTWGTPVEPGAVEERIRQESYKIVAVVHAETSTGVRNPVAEIGALLKGSDTIYLVDTVTSLGGIEVRMDDWNADVLYSGTQKCLSCPPGLAPFSLNEKAMAKLNGRKTKVPNWYLDLTMIADYWGQNRVYHHTAPVNMLYGLYQALLLILEEGPEDVFRRHRESHMALVGGLEEMGLRMLVDEPYRLPMLNAVCVPEGVDELSVRKRLRSEFRIEIGGGLGPLAGKIWRIGVMGHTARKENVARFLSALKEVLRKG, from the coding sequence ATGAAAAATCTGCTGGAGGGTATTGAGGATATCCTGCTCATGGGCCCCGGTCCTTCCTGTGTGCCGCCGGCGGTCTATAGCGCCCTGAGCCGGACAACCCTTGGGCACCTCGATCCGTATTTTTTGAACATCGCCGAGGAACTCAAAGAGATGCTTCGCAGGATTATGAACACCAGGAACAACCTTACGATCCCCATATCAGGAACAGGTTCTGCCGGCATGGAGGCAGCCTTTGTGAATCTGGTTGAGCAGGGCGACAGGGTGCTGATCCTTTTGAACGGTGTCTTTGGCATGAGGATGCAGGATGTAGCCACCAGGCTTGGCGGCAGCGTTGATGCGCTTGAATTCACCTGGGGCACTCCTGTTGAGCCGGGAGCAGTGGAAGAAAGGATCAGACAGGAATCGTACAAGATAGTCGCAGTGGTTCACGCCGAGACCTCAACAGGTGTTAGAAACCCCGTTGCTGAGATCGGCGCCCTCCTCAAAGGCAGCGATACGATTTACCTTGTTGATACCGTTACCAGCCTTGGCGGGATCGAGGTCCGCATGGACGACTGGAACGCTGATGTCCTTTACAGCGGCACACAGAAATGTCTCTCCTGCCCCCCGGGGCTTGCACCTTTCTCATTAAACGAAAAGGCAATGGCAAAGCTGAATGGGCGGAAAACCAAGGTCCCCAACTGGTATCTTGATCTTACTATGATCGCTGATTATTGGGGCCAAAACCGGGTTTACCACCACACGGCGCCGGTGAACATGCTCTACGGCCTCTACCAGGCGCTCCTTTTGATCCTCGAAGAGGGACCGGAAGATGTGTTCCGGCGACACAGGGAAAGCCACATGGCGCTGGTTGGGGGCCTGGAAGAGATGGGTCTCAGGATGCTTGTAGATGAGCCTTATCGCCTCCCCATGCTGAACGCTGTCTGCGTACCCGAAGGAGTCGATGAACTATCTGTCCGCAAGCGCTTACGCAGCGAATTCAGGATCGAGATCGGCGGAGGCCTGGGGCCTCTTGCCGGGAAGATCTGGCGCATAGGGGTAATGGGACATACGGCGAGAAAGGAAAATGTAGCGAGATTCCTTTCGGCGCTGAAGGAAGTCTTGCGAAAAGGATAA